In Microcaecilia unicolor chromosome 1, aMicUni1.1, whole genome shotgun sequence, the following are encoded in one genomic region:
- the LOC115481794 gene encoding histone H2A type 1-like, with protein sequence MSGRGKQGGKARAKAKSRSSRAGLQFPVGRVHRLLRKGNYAERVGAGAPVYLAAVLEYLTAEILELAGNAARDNKKTRIIPRHLQLAIRNDEELNKLLGKVTIAQGGVLPNIQAVLLPKKTESHKSSKTK encoded by the coding sequence ATGTCTGGCCGCGGGAAGCAGGGTGGTAAAGCTCGCGCTAAAGCTAAATCTCGCTCTTCGCGGGCCGGCTTGCAGTTTCCCGTGGGGCGCGTGCACCGGCTGTTACGCAAGGGGAATTATGCGGAGCGCgtgggggccggggcccccgtgTACTTGGCAGCGGTGCTGGAGTACCTGACTGCCGAGATCCTGGAGCTGGCGGGCAACGCAGCGCGAGACAACAAGAAGACGCGCATCATTCCCCGCCACCTGCAGCTCGCCATCCGCAACGACGAGGAGCTCAACAAGCTGCTGGGCAAAGTTACTATTGCCCAGGGAGGTGTCCTGCCCAACATCCAGGCTGTTCTGCTGCCCAAGAAAACAGAGAGCCATAAGTCCTCTAAGACCAAGTAA